From a single Scomber japonicus isolate fScoJap1 chromosome 12, fScoJap1.pri, whole genome shotgun sequence genomic region:
- the gpbp1l1 gene encoding vasculin-like protein 1, whose protein sequence is MAQHDFVPAWLNFSTPQPAKSPAANLEKQGEPHHHRDGRTAVSRRRHNSSDGFFNNGSLRAPAGDGWQQPSLLLRHDSVDSGVAKGGHGGLAGGSCWKETPSWHGALRGAQDGHHHQGRHPKRGGSDRDRQGGHRQRNGNFHPRKGTSYQDKFPNEERKDGKDDKLKFVEEDFPSLNPETTGKPGTQMRAVAPHAGVWENPPSGKQMVSKMLVIKKVSKEDPSTAFSAGFASASTLPTNGSKAPIAGSSVYKNLVPKPAVAPTKSTQWKPGGREITKSGLHMPGRDSVFTSPVSTAKPSTPVSAPQHNTPKEHPSSTTPPIDIAPSRLKLMRRGPDRKSEFLRALKDEGTGELTTSSSPGTSGEGESSTPEPKAYSEEVCHENGLSYSLSDSDTEHLSSSLEAEHRLLKAMGWQEHPENDDNFLPLTEDELREFQTKTEQLKRNGMQRNGVLPRARGVTLHFTPWRSVAEAHVEEGSESETSSSSQTSDDDDCIKS, encoded by the exons ATGGCGCAGCATGACTTTGTCCCTGCCTGGCTTAACTTCTCCACACCCCAGCCTgccaag tcCCCTGCTGCCAACCTTGAAAAACAAGGTGAGCCCCACCACCACAGAGACGGCAGAACCGCTGTGAGCCGCCGCCGCCACAACTCATCCGATGGCTTCTTCAACAACGGCTCCCTGCGCGCTCCAGCAG GTGATGGATGGCAGCAGCCCTCTCTGCTTCTGAGGCATGACTCTGTGGACTCGGGGGTGGCCAAAGGAGGACATGGTGGGCTGGCAGGCGGCTCATGTTGGAAAGAAACACCCAGCTGGCACGGAGCTCTGCGGGGTGCCCAGGATGGCCACCACCACCAGGGACGCCACCCCAAACGGGGAGGGAGCGACAGGGACAGGCAGGGGGGGCACCGGCAGCGCAATGGTAACTTCCATCCCCGCAAGGGCACCTCGTACCAGGACAAGTTCCCCAACGAGGAACGCAAAGATGGCAAGGACGACAAGCTGAAGTTTGTGGAAGAGGACTTT cCTTCCCTCAACCCTGAAACAACTGGAAAGCCTGGGACTCAGATGAGAGCAGTGGCTCCCCATGCTGGAGTGTGGG AAAACCCCCCTAGTGGCAAACAGATGGTGTCCAAAATGCTGGTCATCAAGAAGGTTTCGAAGGAAGACCCCAGCACAGCCTTCTCCGCGGGGTTCGCCAGCGCGAGCACCCTGCCCACCAACGGCAGCAAAGCTCCCATCGCAGGCTCCAGCGTCTACAAGAACCTGGTCCCAAAGCCTGCTGTGGCCCCCACCAAA AGCACCCAGTGGAAACCCGGTGGTAGAGAGATCACCAAGTCTGGCCTCCACATGCCAGGCCGAGATTCAGTTTTCACCAGCCCCGTCTCTACAGCCAAACCCAGCACCCCAGTCAGTGCGCCACAGCACAATACCCCGAAAGAG CACCCTTCCAGCACGACTCCTCCCATAGACATCGCCCCGTCGAGGCTGAAACTGATGCGCCGCGGTCCAGACCGTAAGAGCGAGTTCCTGCGAGCTCTGAAGGACGAGGGCACAGGAGAGCTGACAACAAGCAGCAGCCCAGGAACATCAGGAGAG GGTGAAAGCAGCACCCCAGAGCCCAAAGCCTACAGCGAAGAAGTCTGCCATGAGAATGGTCTCTCCTACTCCCTCAGTGACTCAGACACTGAACACTTGTCCAGCTCCTTGGAGGCAGAGCACAG GTTGCTGAAGGCCATGGGCTGGCAGGAGCACCCAGAAAACGATGATAACTTCCTGCCTCTGACAGAGGACGAGCTGAGAGAGTTCCAGACTAAAACTGAACAG CTGAAGAGGAATGGCATGCAGAGGAATGGGGTTCTCCCGAGGGCGCGGGGTGTGACCCTCCACTTCACCCCCTGGAGGAGTGTGGCGGAGGCGCACGTCGAGGAGGGCTCCGAGTCCGAAACCAGTAGCAGCAGCCAGACCTCTGACGATGACGACTGCATCAAATCCTAA